Below is a window of Colias croceus chromosome 15, ilColCroc2.1 DNA.
TTCCCAAAATGCTAAAAACTTTCATTGCAAGAGCCGAAGAgaacaaaacaaatttaaacagTCTATGTTAACTAGTGTAGGGTTTTTTCCTCTTCACAAAACTGCTTCTGAGTAACAAAGAGATTTAAGCCGAAACACATTTTAAGCGGATATTTGTATTGACTTAAAGAACAAACACTCGGAGTTACATCCCCTGCATCCGTGAGCAACTTtctaacatattatagtattatttacacgGAGTTCGCGCATGTATGTGTCAAAGCtttcaatttgaatattttgtaacattttaaagCATAAAAGCTGTATTGCTAGGCCACGAATTATGATCTTGTTTTATGCCAAACTTGTTCCAAAATTCTCGTTTTGTCCGTATGGTATAATTAGATGAATAATTGTAAATCTAATGTTACGTAAATAACGAGATCCTGTACTAGTTCAGGAAACCAAAAATTAAACAAGCCATTATTCTGTATACCTTCACAAATACGTATGTCCTTGTCGTTTGCCATTTAGCAACCAATTCTCCTCATACATTTCGTATTTGGCAGCACAAGGTTGTATTATCGATAAAGTCGTAGGTCAATAGGTCTTCACTTGTAATTAATGCAACTTAACGACAATTTAACGGAAATACTTCGATTTTATTACGAAATCATTGTGTAATAAGTATAGACTTTCTAAATTGTCAGAAAAGAAAGATGATAAATATTCTGTGTCTGCCttaataaagtacctaatcaTATTTTGCATATATATTTGGTGACAACAATTTcaacaaatacatatattaataattaatattttgcatagacctattatttttatttattttatttatttattaccctttaataaaactatacacCAAACATGGGAAACTTATtactaatttatacaaaacaaagaACAGTACAGTTtattaggcggccttatcacttagaagtgatctcttccaggcaacctgggCAAAAGGTAACAAGCTACTGAAATTTCGATGGTAGGAAGAAGAAAAAAGTCAAGGAACAAAAAGaacaagataaataaataaataataataattaaaatagatatacaggtagatattatataattcttgatacatataaataaatatactacactCGAATAtacacaattatatttttaataataatatatacaatttacgcatatacataaataactataatttatatacatgatacatataattaaatacatacatactacataaaacaagtataaaatactataaatacatacatatacatatctgtgtatagataataatatgaaaatacataGTTAATGTGCCGAGTTGAAAGCAGAGGTGAGAAAATGTCGTCGCAAAAGGTTTTTAAatgaagatatatttttagcttgtCTAATAGGCAGTGGTAAAGAATTCCAAAGATTGACAGCAGTGGCAACAAACGATTTAGCGAGGAAGTGAGTACGTCGAACAGGAACACTCAAGGTGAGTCTATCAGCCGAGCGAAGAGAATAGTTTTCATTGTGCAGGAaggaaaaattgtttttaagatAAATAGGAGCAGAAGGATCAAAAAGGATACGGAACAGTAATTGCAATAAATGGAGATTCCGGCGAAAACGGATGGGGAGCCACTTGAGCTTTTTTCTGTAGATAGAAACGTGATCGTATTTTCGAAGGCCGAAAATAAAcctaatacaaaaattttgGAGTCGCTCAAGTTTATCAGTTAGCTCTACTGATAAATCAGGAAAACATGCATCAGCGTAATCAAGAATAGGGAGTAGAAGGGATTGTGCTAGCATAATTTTAGTGGGAATGGGCAAAAAGTTACGAAGCCTTCGGAGCGTAGCGGAAGCGGCATAAATCCTACGGCTCAATTCCTGGATATGATTAGACCAGGACAACGTTTGATCAAACAGAACACCTAAGTTTTTGACTACCTTTTGGTAAGGCAAGACTACGTCACCGATTTTGATGCTAGGCAAAATACCCCAGTCGATTTCAGAAATTAGATAAGGACTGCCGATTATGATGACATTGCTTTTAGAAGGATTTAGTTTTAGTCCAAAATCATCGCACCAGCTAAGTATAGAAGCTAATTCATTATTACAGAAATCTATTGCCTTAGGTAAGTCAAAGATAGTAGACTGGGTATAAATCTGTAAATCATCTGCATACATATGGTACAGAGCCGTCAATCGGGAGCATAAGGAATTGATAAAAATGGAGAAGAGGAGAGGAGATAGGACACCACCTTGCGGAACACCAGCAGAGACTGCGCACCAAGACGAGTGTTTAGAACCTATCATGATACGCTGCCTCCGACCGGTAAGGTAGGAACGAAACCAGTCAGTTACCGAAGGAGATATGTTAATTAAACGCAGCAAACCCAACAGTATGTCGAAGTCAACGGTAGTAAAGGCATTGCTGAAATCCAGCAGAGTCAGTACTGTGAGCTGCTTATTGTCAATACCAGCACGAATGTCGTCAGTCACCTTGATAAGAGCTGTAGTCGTACTATGACCAGGACGGAAACCAGATTGGAAATCACTAAGGATATTGTGTGTATTAAGGAAAGAGGTGAGTTGGTTATGAAGAAGACGTTCGAGGACTTTGGAGAGGAAAGGTAGTATAGAGATGGGACGGTAATCAGAAAAGGAATTAGGATTAGATTTTTTAGGCAATGGAATAACTTGTGCATCTCTCCAAACACTTGGAAAGACGCTAGTGGAAATGGAGGTATTGAAAATGTGAGTGATAATGGGAACAATGAGGTCAAGGATAGGAATGATCATATTACGGCTAACAAGGTCACAGCCAACTGCGTTTGATGATATTGACAATATCGCTTTATCAACATTCCGCTCAGTAACAAGGTTGAAACGGAAGGCAGGATAGTCAGGAGTAGGGAGCGAGGAGAGGTTGGCAAGAGTACGGTTTTTCTTACTGGTTTCAAGAGAAGGAGACGATGTAAAGTGCCCATTTAGCTTTTCAATGTCGAGATTGTTAGGAGAGTTATGAGTCACTTTACCAGCGCCTAAACTTTTCAAGAATTTCCAGTTTGAGACTGAGTCACCGTTCTCAAGAGACTTGTGGATGTGACGACGTTGAGCGTCTCTGCACAATACGTTGCAGCGATTGCGTATTCGTTTGTACTTTGCCCGCGCTTCGTCCGATTGAGCCGTTTTAAGTTTGGATTTAGCACGATCCCTTTTTAACGATAGGCTTTTTAGTTCAGGTGAAAGCCAGGGTGCCGGTGTGTGCTTCTTTTTAACTGGTCGTAACGGCGCGTGTCTGTCGTATAAATCTACAAGCAGCTTGTTAAATAAGGACACTTTCGTATCTATGAGCTCTGCCTCGTAGACCTCACGCCAACAGATATTTTTCGCATCAGACCGGAGTAGATCTCTGTCCATCCCCAAAAAATTACGGAGCAGAACAGTGGAGGGTTTGAATTTAGGTGATCGGAGCTTGTATGAAAGGTAAATAAGGTCATGGAAGGAAAAAGCATCGGCAGCACACTGCCCATGCTTGGATATGAGGTTGGGTAGGGAGACAATCATCAGGTCTAAGAGTGAGGGATTACAACCAGGAAAGAAGTGAGTAGGATTTAAGGAAAGGGTGTGGAGGTTGTGGGAGTTGATGATGGAGAGCAGCTTATTAGCACGGCTGTCACCTCTAAGCAAGCATGTGTTAAAATCTCCCATCAAAATTAAATGCTCATATTGTGGAGACAGGTTATCAAGGAGGGATTCAAAAGAGGAAAAGTAATCAATGGAGAGAGAAGGACTGTAAAAAACGCCAAGAAGGATTTTGGAATGTGGTAAGTGTACTTCAATGAGGAGATGTTCGGTTGAATTGGACGGAGGAGGTTGAGGGGAGgagcaaattaatttaaacggGATATGAGATCGGAGGTAGATCGCCACGCCACCACCACCCTTCCCAACACGATCGTTGCGTATGAGGTGAAAGCCAGGGATAGAATAAGCAGCGGATGGATGACACGGTTTGAGCCAGGATTCTGAAACAAGGATGGCATGGATATTTCTTGACGTAAACGCTGAGAGCATGTCAGGAAAATGTGCCGGAATACTTTGTGCATTAATGTGGatgacattaaaatttttaggGACATCATTAAAAAAGGAGGAAAGGGAAAAATCGAGAGGAGGAGGAATGGCACTATGAAAACTATCTTCGCTGTAAAGCGACGAATCAGATAATAAATCGGCATTGATATCAAAATTCACACTAACATCAgacatctataatataatataaataaatattaataatatatataaatatgaattaaataaaactataatatttatataatatagataaatattaatattagtataaactaaaacttttaaatttataaattaaaggtACGCTTGATTACCCTGTACCCACCGCAACAGTAAAAGTATCACAATTAAGCACATTATATAGGTaaacatttgacagtttaaaaacaagccaaaaaaaaaaaaaaaaaaaatcaatttaacaatataaaagtttACACATATCgacaaaatatcaataattactTAACAAAAACCACAGACAAAACTTAACCGAAAATTGTTACTGGCAATAACCGAAATGACTTTGATTATGACATTTGACAAACCCATGACATCTGACAGTTAACAAATAACACATACAAAACAAActtataaattgatattaattaactttgtgAAGGTAcgttattaaatacattttgcaTATAACCGTAAccagaaaataaaaaagaatcaaGTCACAGAGATGAAAATTAGCTATTACAGTAATTTTGGGAGTCAGCAAACAGTCAAGTgaaattaataagttttaaccaataaagtacaaagataattaatattttcagagTAAAAGCAAAACATAATCTTTTTAAACctgatgttaaataaaataagactaCTTAGCTCTAGTTGGCCTTTTAGAACGAGGAACACCTTTGATATCTTTAGCAAGGTCACTATTAGAGGCTGATGCACTTGGAGGAGGCTTGTTATTGTCTGCAACAGTTGAAGGGATGCACTTGAGATCACCAACACTCTCAACGCGATGACGTGCTCCATCTGAGTCTAAGACAAATATTATCCCATCCCTGGTCCAACACTTGGAGACACCAAACTGATTCCGAGCAGCCATGAAAATTTCATGACGGCTTTTGGTGAGGAATTCGGACAAGGTGATGCCAGAGCCTTTTAGTTTTGTCTTGGAAGACCATAGCTGCTGCTTTGTGTTGAGGTCacggaattttataagtacagGTCTGGGCTTGCCGTCCTTTATAGAACCCATACGATGGCAGCGGCTAATATCCTCAGAAGAAAGGTTTTGTGCACttgcatgtttaattaatgtatcaACTGTGGAAGTGAGAGTGTTTTCATCTTTAGCTTCGGGTATATTTTAGTTATCTTCTTCTTCACAAGATTTCAAAATCAGAGTAactcaatattaaacaatactCTATCAATTCCAGATCATTAAACATATTCGTGAAAGAAGAGGACGCGTTAACGTTCCACCGGCACCCGGTCGCGCAGAGCACGGACTGCATCCGCGGGCGGGTGGGCTACTCGCGCGGGCTGCACTGCTGGGAGGTGGTGTGGCCGGCGCGGCAACGCGGCACGCACGCGGTCGTCGGCGTGGCAACCTCGCACGCGCCGCTCCACTCGGTCGGCTACCAGAGTCTGGTCGGTGCGACGGATCAGAGCTGGGGATGGGATCTTGGAAGAAATAAGGTTTGTTTTGTGCTCGTTTTGGattgtattaataatgttGATAAGTGTTAGGCAAACTTATGATACAAACCAGTACCGCAATAATTAAGCTTGACCTCTGGAAATCCGAATCCATCTGGCAATGGTCGTTTATAAGCTTTTTAACCTTCTCTTTTACTCTCACGcataaaacacattatatcTGGTATGCTCGTGAAGTCAGGTTATTACATGACATTTGTATTACCATGCGACCGTGTGCAGCATATCtttcaatttaaatgaaattatttgctGAAAgtcaatatttaaagaagCTCAATAAGTGCTGAAAGAtacagttataaaaaaaatacagtacaTACTCGATTTATTCACAAAATGGAATGAATGAAATGCATTTGGAATTGCCTGAGAACTGTAGCAATGAATGATCCTTAACGTTTCCAGGTGTACCACAACGCGAAGGGCACGGGCGGCGGCGGCAGCACGTACCCGGCGCTGCTGCGGCCCGACGAGCAGTTCCTCGTGCCGGACCGGCTGCTGGTCGTGCTGGACATGGACGAGGGCACGCTGGCCTTCTGCGCCGACGGCCGCTACCTCGGCGTGGCGGCGCGCGGCCTGCGCGGCAAGACGCTCTACCCCATCGTGTCCGCCGTGTGGGGCCACGCCGAGATCACCATGAAGTACATCGGCGGCCTCGACCGTGAGTACCTTGCCATTTAGCTGAAATGCACAAATAATAACGTTACACTAAACAATAATTAGGAATTACAGTACTCTTACAGATGCACCTAATTAGTAAATTCGTAAGTTTCTAACGGATGCATTCTGCTGTTGTTACTGTTTAGTATGTTCTTCAAAAAGTGAACCGAACAATTAAGTGTTTAACTAACTCCACAATCATTATACCACACTTTATAATGTTATCCtgtctataaatatattaataaattgatgaagttatttataattttactgtaCGCAATTTTATAAAGATCGTATATCTCTTACCACGTGTCTGATATGATTTATGTAACGCCACGTTTTATTCGCAGCCGAGCCGTTGCCGCTGATGGAGCTGTGCCGGCGCGTGATCCGGCAGCGCGTGGGGCGCGCGCGGCTCCGCGCCGCCGCGTCCCGCCTGGCGCTGCCGCCCGCGCTCTCCGCCTACCTGCTGTACCGGGCGCCCTAGCCGCGCGCGGCTCCCCTGCGCTCCGCCGAGGTAAACCCGCGCCCCGCCACGTGACGCTCGCGCCCCCGCCCGCCGCGCCCCCGCGCCCCGCGCTCCCAAGCGTGGCACGTGACGCACGCTAACAGGATGCGTGCTACTCGCACGTGACACCCGCAAGCATGACACGTGACGCCAACAAGGATACGTGCTACTAGCCAGCGTGACACGCAACGCACGCTCACCAACGGGATATGAGATTCACCCTCGCAAGCGCAACATGCGAACTTCAAGTGTACGCGTGATATATTACACGTGGGACGCACAAGCATACGTGGTGTACGAACTTGTACTGGCGTGCAAATAGTACGACACATTCGCAAACGTTATATACGAACTCGTACTAGCGTGCACGTTGTATGTGACAAACTCGCAAGCGTGATACGTGATTCACGCTTGCGAGCGTGACATGGGACACTCGCATACGTGACATATGAACTTGTACAAATGCGTGACAAAAGAATACACACGTGTAATCGACGGACTCGCTACTGGTGTACGATAGATGACAAATGCATTCACAGATTGGTGATTTATAGTATGAAGTAGTATATAACTGACTCATGTGCAAAACGTGACACTACTGTACTCATTTTGAGTACAGCAATGACGATCGCGCAATTCGTGCGTAGCTTGGACACACTAAACTAGATGTGCATTACCTGAGTTAGAGGTAGACTCAACACCGAAACTTGAGTAATGCATGACACGTTCACTTACAAGCAACCATTTCACTAATCAAACTATCACTGAAAACACAAAACACGACATGCACTCACACACATTTTAGCCACATAAACATTTTCAAGAcataaaaaaactatataatGATAACGTATACACTTCCAACAAATTTAATagctttaatttaaagtacTTGACTcggaaaatataaaactttatatacATCTGTGCAGATTTGTTATACATACGTATATAGATGAATTTACTAATcggataataatacaaattagttataacaacaaataatttCCTGAAATACATGCCTTATAAATACGCTTTATGAATGTATACACGTGcgaaaattaaacttatttagaGATAGCAATACATGCAATAACGTGTACGGTAATATACGTCGtcgaatatattatgttttttattatcacacACTTTTAAATGCTAGCAAATGTCACAgatctatataaatattccATAGATATCTATAGCCtatatagaatatatttatgtatagacTAGTGTCATAGTGTGAGTTCGTATGTCACGTATGCGGGTATATGCGGGTACTAAAGCGCGGACGTAACTGTGATGTTTACCAGGCGGGTCTGTAAATTAGCCCACTATTTTTTTGTTGCATAGAATAGGACTATCGTTTTATAATAccgtataaaacaaagtttcatatatcaaaatatattctatgcCGATTTGAATGTGATAATGAAGACAGTTAAACGCAACCGTAATTCTAAATGCCTTTACTCCAATTTATAGTTTACGATTGaaagattattaaaaaaaactctgTTATATACGGTATTGTTGTAAAGCAGCACATATGCCATCGAATTGTATAATAAACCATAGCAATGTCACTGTTTGCTATAGACATTATGTATTAACAGGTATTTAGATGTATCGAACGCTGTATCTGTGCCTATAGAAACAAAATACACGAGCTACTTACAAGCAAGCAAAGTATAAGGTTACgctttaacaaaacaaaacctACATATATGTAgagatgttaaaaataataattatttctaactCTCGGTGAATCTACACTGCTGgaaatttttagaaatatcTCTATAACAATCACATCACTTTATAAATCACACgccaatattatattttgttagcaGTGTGGATGATCAATAATGTGAATCGATTACTTTATACGATGTTACACAACaatcaacttttttatttttatattgtctgTGATAGttatactttaataaaacGACAGTCTATATGATCAttgatacaaaatattt
It encodes the following:
- the LOC123698269 gene encoding protein gustavus isoform X4; translated protein: MNMGQKLSGSVKSVSRECPAPFKAVVARELAPEPPRPARLDALLDAPPAHPDTQVKHAWNPDDRSLNIFVKEEDALTFHRHPVAQSTDCIRGRVGYSRGLHCWEVVWPARQRGTHAVVGVATSHAPLHSVGYQSLVGATDQSWGWDLGRNKVYHNAKGTGGGGSTYPALLRPDEQFLVPDRLLVVLDMDEGTLAFCADGRYLGVAARGLRGKTLYPIVSAVWGHAEITMKYIGGLDPEPLPLMELCRRVIRQRVGRARLRAAASRLALPPALSAYLLYRAP
- the LOC123698269 gene encoding protein gustavus isoform X2, producing the protein MSCERRTKAARFLDLRYKSGERSVRGGGGGGAEEARRGGLKALPKRARTRCRGMNMGQKLSGSVKSVSRECPAPFKAVVARELAPEPPRPARLDALLDAPPAHPDTQVKHAWNPDDRSLNIFVKEEDALTFHRHPVAQSTDCIRGRVGYSRGLHCWEVVWPARQRGTHAVVGVATSHAPLHSVGYQSLVGATDQSWGWDLGRNKVYHNAKGTGGGGSTYPALLRPDEQFLVPDRLLVVLDMDEGTLAFCADGRYLGVAARGLRGKTLYPIVSAVWGHAEITMKYIGGLDPEPLPLMELCRRVIRQRVGRARLRAAASRLALPPALSAYLLYRAP
- the LOC123698269 gene encoding protein gustavus isoform X1 — its product is MCTPLPSWWFVPAGMPAALNLTRYKSGERSVRGGGGGGAEEARRGGLKALPKRARTRCRGMNMGQKLSGSVKSVSRECPAPFKAVVARELAPEPPRPARLDALLDAPPAHPDTQVKHAWNPDDRSLNIFVKEEDALTFHRHPVAQSTDCIRGRVGYSRGLHCWEVVWPARQRGTHAVVGVATSHAPLHSVGYQSLVGATDQSWGWDLGRNKVYHNAKGTGGGGSTYPALLRPDEQFLVPDRLLVVLDMDEGTLAFCADGRYLGVAARGLRGKTLYPIVSAVWGHAEITMKYIGGLDPEPLPLMELCRRVIRQRVGRARLRAAASRLALPPALSAYLLYRAP
- the LOC123698269 gene encoding protein gustavus isoform X3 — translated: MCTPLPSWWYKSGERSVRGGGGGGAEEARRGGLKALPKRARTRCRGMNMGQKLSGSVKSVSRECPAPFKAVVARELAPEPPRPARLDALLDAPPAHPDTQVKHAWNPDDRSLNIFVKEEDALTFHRHPVAQSTDCIRGRVGYSRGLHCWEVVWPARQRGTHAVVGVATSHAPLHSVGYQSLVGATDQSWGWDLGRNKVYHNAKGTGGGGSTYPALLRPDEQFLVPDRLLVVLDMDEGTLAFCADGRYLGVAARGLRGKTLYPIVSAVWGHAEITMKYIGGLDPEPLPLMELCRRVIRQRVGRARLRAAASRLALPPALSAYLLYRAP